In the genome of Lentisphaera araneosa HTCC2155, the window TGGGAATTCATCTTTGACATTATTCCAAGCCAAATTAGAGACATAAATCTTCCATTCTTTTTCAGCGATGATATTTATTTCGGGCTCAGTTATGGCGTCGAGTGCATGAAGGGTGGCATCATAGTCGGTGTTTTTAGCATCGTTTCTGGTGGACTTTTTACGGAAAAAATTATAGACAATACTTTTGATGACGAGACAAAGCCAAGTTCGAAAAGTGCATTCGCCTTCGCGGTATTCATAATTGGGCAAAGACTTCCAGACTTTAACTAAGACATCTTGCAGTAAATCTTCGATGAGTTCTTGTTTCACACCGAGGTTGCGGATGACGGCGTAAATGTAGCCTTGGTAGTATTGCACAAACTCTTCCCAAGAATGATCATCATCTGCCTTGGCGATTTTTGAGAGAAGTGTTTGGCGCGTATGATATTTTTTTTCCATGAGGAACTCAAGTTATCTAGATAATAACACAAAATATAACTCTGAGTGTTAAAATACAA includes:
- a CDS encoding sigma-70 family RNA polymerase sigma factor, producing the protein MEKKYHTRQTLLSKIAKADDDHSWEEFVQYYQGYIYAVIRNLGVKQELIEDLLQDVLVKVWKSLPNYEYREGECTFRTWLCLVIKSIVYNFFRKKSTRNDAKNTDYDATLHALDAITEPEINIIAEKEWKIYVSNLAWNNVKDEFPQRCREIFEASIHEPNTKVLGERFNLTESSIRVYKSRVKKVLLREMSRLNHDLGA